A single region of the Neodiprion pinetum isolate iyNeoPine1 chromosome 5, iyNeoPine1.2, whole genome shotgun sequence genome encodes:
- the Ubc2 gene encoding ubiquitin-conjugating enzyme E2-24 kDa: MSSGAGSSGTGRGRGSSLADNKPENKEAKPNPKMSKALGTSAKRIQKELAEITLDPPPNCSAGPKGDNLYEWVSTILGPPGSVYEGGVFFLDIHFSPEYPFKPPKVTFRTRIYHCNINSQGVICLDILKDNWSPALTISKVLLSICSLLTDCNPADPLVGSIATQYLQNREEHDRIARLWTKRYAT; this comes from the exons ATGTCATCCGGGGCTGGATCAAGTGGCACAGGACGAGGCCGTGGTTCCTCTCTGGCAGATAACAAACCAGAAAACAAGGAGGCAAAACCGAATCCAAAAATGTCTAAGGCACTAGGAACTTCTGCGAAAAG GATACAAAAGGAACTAGCTGAAATCACTTTGGATCCTCCACCTAATTGCAG TGCCGGGCCTAAGGGAGACAACTTGTACGAATGGGTATCCACTATATTAGGACCACCTGGTTCGGTCTACGAAGGAGGAGTATTTTTTCTGGATATTCACTTTTCTCCCGAATATCCCTTCAAACCTCCTAAG GTCACGTTTCGAACACGCATTTATCACTGTAATATAAATAGCCAAGGAGTAATATGCCTGGATATTCTGAAGGACAACTGGTCGCCTGCCCTCACCATTTCTAAGGTTCTACTCTCCATCTGTTCCCTCCTCACAGACTGCAATCCAG CTGATCCCTTGGTCGGTAGTATAGCAACGCAATATCTGCAAAACAGGGAAGAACACGACCGTATAGCACGACTCTGGACCAAGCGCTACGCCACATGA